TGTACATTTCCATGTCCATATATAGTTAATAAGTCCATTAGTAACAACATTGTCCAGGaaggaaataaataaacatgTTTTTTCTTCTAAACGTGTCTAAtcctcttccaagtcaccattCAGGTTGAAAAAAATATGGATAACCCGATCAAATTTAATTCCTTCAGAGAATTCGAAGACTTCTTTCTTCATTATCGTTTACTTCAAACCCATCAATAGATATACTCTTCAAAGGTTAGAATCTGTATTATATTTAGGAGCTTTTTGTGAATGTTTTATGAATGTGCAATGATGAATACGAAGACAAGTATTTATGGACACATTTTAGTGGGAGGAAATGAATATTCCATAACCTATTaagttagatataataaatacaaaatctcaTGACACCGAGATTTAGGTATAGTAGAGTAAACTTGGAGAATGAGATTTTCcatatttatgatttttcaaatctgacaatttgattgtgaatatttgattgccACTGAGACTTTAGGCATGATAGACTCATAAtcgtttttttggtttaaattgatgtttctgttattgaGATAAGAATATATGTTAATTAGTTATTCTATTTAGTTTATATTCATAACTTGGTGAAGGGGTTTTCCcataatctattatttttaaagtataaattgatgtttctgttattgaaatAAGAATATACGTCAAGTtattctatttagtgtatatctttagtattgagtttcaaaaaatTTCCGACGTGGTTGAAACATGTTCTtaaattatttggttaattgaattAATTGGTTTGGGAGATAACCGGACCAAGATagtcaaaattgtataatgacTGGCTAAGGACTcgtttattatttatatttttagtaacatgtgtaatatttatttttatttctatttatttatatttatatttttaagaactcaGATTCGTATAATATTTATACTGAGACATTTGTTGTATTCATTTGAgtataataaaagaaagaaattgttatatttgtactatGATAATGTTAGTATACTCTTAACGAaagaatagatattttgttaataGTTTACGTTGATATTAAACTACGGTGGAGAATATGTTGAATGAAAGAATATATACAGCAAATGTGATGTTAAATGATGATTATggtggagttaaatgatagaAGTTTGGTATTAAActctttaaggaaatatttaaatgaaaagttaggctaagaataataatgtgatgtccaacttaaaaatccacctagaaaaagttacaatgtttctgttttaataagatagatattcaGACATGGGTTTGTGATAGATCATATGAATTAGCTTACTACTTCCTCAACACAATCTACATACGTGTTTGGAACTTTCTACTCACGATCACATGGTGCTAActatttaatttgtttgtgttttaataATAACAGATGggttcatcatcatctcccTTTCAAGATAACAGAGGCTTTCATGGAGATGAAGATGAAAATGAGTTCATGACTCAAGATACTGATCATACAAGGAAAATGAAGCAATCTGAttcaaatgaaaaaatattttattcataatattttaattaatgctTAAGATcagataatatacatataattttggaTTATTACTCACTTGAGAAATATGTCAAGTTCTTGTTTAGTGCATTAACAAAAAATGTATCCAAAATTTCAATACAATAACCAATTAgtgttttttagatttaaattttatctgCAAATGTATTGAtaatttaatctattaaaagtaaaaaaaacacttaAGTTAAATGTATACTTTTAAATACACGAAATTTgataaatgaattttttttttaaatctaaatatccgaacccgactcGAAATAACCAAACTCGAGCCAAAAATACCCAAATCCGGCCCAAATATAGAAATACCCGGATAGGTTCTATATTCCTATACTGAAATACCCAAAAATCTGAAATTCGATCGGAACACGAATAGGTATCCGAACGCTCACCCCTTACCagtaactattaaaaatatggaaaattaaagaattaataaaataaaaagaataaagatGAATACTTACTACTTATGTTCTTTTACAAATCTGATAAGGAACAAATTTGATCTGTTATTTTTTAATGTAAATGAATgttaataaatcataaataacttacatttttttgtaaaatgtgtAAACTGCAAAAACGACAAGAAATCCACTATATTCATTCATTCACTTAGTCACCATTTAAGTGGTGACcagtttaaactttaaagtgATAGGaactacagaaaaaaaaaccaaggAAATAATATAGAATAAATTAGAAGAAAATTTGTAGGAAAGGAAAGAAACAAATTGTTATAATGATTGGTAACCAAAACAAGGAAAAGTTTCAAACagtaaataatttaataactaattttagaaaattataatggATGTAAAATGTAAACGAGCTTTTGGTATAAGCTTCAGGTTTCCACAGCCATTTCCATCACCTACAATGCATGtactacaaaacaaaaactagtGTTACTAAAAAATATGGTGTTTTATGAGAGAAAAATATATccaagaatttttattttataagatttgaatgtatatatatatatagaacacCATGACCGTCTTTTTGCACGTGCAACTTGAGAGGCCGAACAtgatccaaaattttagaggatccataatttttttgtttgttttagtaataactatacatataaaatcatatatttttttaaaaaaaacagatactattatttaaatttagtttttcgTATCTGTTaaccaataaatataaattaaatttagttttgttAACACAATGAACAAAAAATGCAATAATTTAGGAAGTAATTAGCATTTATACcgattatatattttggaaattaaaaaaaattgatgttgctgtttattttaatattcaatgtaggtttagaaatttaatattctaatttgattatgtttataaaacttttattaattagtGACTATAAATATGgagagaaatatataaatttttcattaatatttctAAAGAAAATAGTAAACACAGAAGAAAGACTAGTCTAAGCTTCTGTcgagaaaaaaagaagagtctCCAGTTTCTGAAATcaagattttataatattttgttttaccaCTATAAAATTCTACTGTTCTATTATTCTTTTATAGATTATTGCTTCTGTTATGGATATAAAAACGTacaaaaaactgaaaatttcatAGTCCCAAAGAAGTGTTTTCGTAaacttttagttaaaaaaactaaaatatgtcTCTTCCactcaaaccaaaaaaatttgGTCAGGTGATTTTGCATTTAAAAGTTAGAAAATGGTgttatttagattaaaaaattatattggtataataatattttatcagaAAATGATTTCAATTTCTTGAAAAGGGCCTTGTTTTCCTTTTGAACAGGGTCTTTATAGAGTTTGAGACTGTCCTGGATAACACTTTGCTGCATTTTGTTTGTTGATTCTTCTAAGTGACAGTTTCAGTACCCACTGAACTAGTTCCAGTACCCACTGAACTAGTTCCAGCCATTCCAACATTCTGAAAAAGTCATGACATCAGCAGATCAACATGAGTGCATGGATTCAGGGGCAGATATACTTAGTTCTACCAGTCAATTTTTAATACCAATGCAAATTATATAGACACCGAACTTATGCCCCCACTCATAATTCTATTTATGCACCCACTTGTTTGTTTTTTAACGTTTGATTAATTATGTTGAGAAaaattacatagacgattctaCAGTCGACAAATTCTACCACCATATGAGAATATACGTTTCACTGCATCACTCccagccgtcctatgagatccatgttcgatgcgATGATACGCTCTGCATCATGATGAAAATCTCTTGTAACTTTTTTTCTCAATAATCTGCATAATCTGCATTTTCTGGGATTTAACCCCAAAATTCCTAGTATAGAAACATTAATAAACTCTTAGTTAAAGAATTGTACCAAGTGGGCTTCTACAATCAATTTGTTTATAGAAAAAATGATTCTAAATCCCCAAATTAATAGATTTTTACCCTGGTCCAACGTTTATTTGCTTAtaaataatgttaatttattAGTGCTATTAAGTTTCCTTAGAGCATGCCCATCAGTAAATCTGTCCATCTCGATTCCCCATgtaattttttgattattttaattttttttgtttgactttttcaaaaaaataaaataataataataataatagccGAACCTATTAcgggccgccacgtgtcgtgAGCCCCGTGAAACAGTGATGAATCGGTATCACTCCAGCGAACCTCTACGTCCCGGGTTCACCTCCTcttctttattatttattttttccttgaAACATGTATGAACTCCCCTTATAAACCTTTAACGGGCATGCTCTTATTCCAATCTTTAAAATGTAACTTTCCAAAACCTAATTTTCAAGTTATATTTTAGCCAAAATACGTTTTCATTTTTCTGATTtgtttgatattattatttttactttatttatgtACTCTATGGATGTTGTATTTGTGTATGATTGGCTGGATTATAGCCATTATGGATTGCCGTATCTATCTATGCTAAACTCTCCAAATATCTGATCTTAGTCTCTTCACTCtctaattttataaatgcttCATAGACATCTACTTCATTCTTCAACAGCTTATTTACTGCCCATCAAAAAACTCCAAGTTATTCAATTagtagtttttttaaaacagtcATCACATCACCATATGATACCTTTCGAACTTTTTGTGAGTGTAGGTCTTCCAAAATATCTTGACGAGTATTTATTACATGTTGAAATCCACTCTTAACCTGTGTTTAAAGCTACTTTTTCTTCTTGGAGGGCGACGGGTTGACGTGCTTCGAATTAACGGTTGAGACTTGGGATCCTTGATCGTTAGGCACATCTGTAGTTGGTTCAACACTTTGATCTTCTTGCATTTGGTCAAATACCGTGTTATCATTGCTAGCTAAAGAAGGCTGAACAAAATATGGAAAGAGACAAAAGAAGTTAgattaaaatgttaattttctataaatttatttgatacaTTAACATATACTGTAGTTCCTCATGAGAAAGGGAACATGAAGAAATAATTAAATCTTACAAGTAATACAATTTTATTGGGTGTGAGCGAAACGATTTTCTTAAAGCGATTTATTTAAAAATCGGTTTAGGCGTCCGAAAAATCGGCCTAAACGCCCGCATAAACAATAATCTTCTATAAAATGCCTAATCACCGCCTAGTGATTTTTAGAACATTGGTTTTGCTAAATAACACGTGTAAAAATGGAAACTGTAAAAATAGACATGCAACGTCTTCCACGAACTTTCGTTACCATTAGTTAGAAAATCAATTAGAATCcctatttgaaataaatttttattgataattaaATCTCACCTGTATATCCAATAGCCATAATTAGTGCCATAGTCTAATCCATAACAATGGATGATGTATCATAAGGTAGATACGGACATTGACGTGTAGCTTTGTGTGggtaaaaaaattctaaactatatatGATTTGCCGGAAATAAGAAAATTCCAATACAATTAACGCGTTAATCTAGGGGAATCCATTGATCCCGATTGtacatataaaatttttgttCTTACTCACCTGGTCACCTTGGGTTGGGTATGTACATTCAGAAACGAAAAACACTTGTAATAACATATTAACATCTACTTCCTTTTGTTACCAGATGTCACATATTCGATGCTGTTATCTCAATTTTACTTGTGGTTACCACTTATTGCATTGCATGCGATCTTCATTTTTGTTAGCTCTATACATTTGACACCTTTCAATATGAGTTTCTTTTACATATCATAGCTTTTCATAGGGTGAGGTTGGAAGATATTTGCCTTCTTTAATATGAACGTCTTATATTTATCCCACTGGTTCTTTTCTGAAATTTAATACGAAGTTACGCTAAAATCAGATGTaattaagagcatctccaaaagaccCTGtataacttcaaatttaaagttttttgttCTCGTaaagaaaacttcaaaatttcaaatttgaagtttttaatagtaaaacttcaaatatagagtgtcactactcaaaactttaaatttgaagtttcacttttatttgcattttggtccTTACAATTAAATACTACATTTTATGATTcttagatattttgttgtttatcattttaatctttaaaaaaaattcatatctcATAATattccatattttttttataaatttaagttttacacataaaactaaataaaaaccttaaaataagaagttttaaggtttaaatatatctttagacttcaaatatgaagtttaaaaacatctttaaactttaaatatgaagttttgtaagtttcaaaataattttttttcttgtagtttaatatttagttatatatttatatttataatttatatatttactgtaagattttattaattaatatcaatgtgatatttttatatatgtgctggttatttataaatttttatgaatttatattatttataacaaatatagggaccataatgtaaaatataaataattttgaaattagatttgaagttttgcttttggagaaaaatactttgaaatttcaaatttagagttttgaaaactctaaaatagagagtccttttggagatgctctaagaaaaTCAAGATCATACTCTAAACCCATCAAATTAAATGCGCAAAATGAAAATTTCTCCAtttatactaattaaataaCTGTATGAAAACGTAATCTTATGAAAAGAAAAGCCAAGTAAAGTAAAGTAATCTACCACTACCTTTATAACTTATGCGTGTTCGCTCTTTTGATAGACAAGTATAAAGAAGAGTTTCGTATCAGTTAGTAGACATGATCTACTACTCTACTGGCAAATCCAATGCATAAAATCGACTTACATATCAGAAACACATAAATAAATGATAAGGATTTAGTAacggacaagacttgggtttcaccccctatggtgaaccttcaaATTCACCACTTCTCTAATAACTAATCAAAGTgtcaactagattaatgattaaaaatattaaataattttttcaaaaatcaaaataattaaaaaaaataaatagtgtcaattttaataatgctaatatcactatctaatccataaactcaaactctataccctaaatctaaattttaaaccctaaattctaaattataaacccaaactctataccctaaacccaaattctataccctaaacccaaaccataaatcataaacccaaaaacctgaactctaaactcaaacctataccctaaacccaaatcctagactctaaacccaaaacgtaaatacaaaatccaaaccctataccctaaatatttggattaatattgatgttgttcttttgaaatttaaggttaagaattaaattttggatttagagttcatggtttgggttactgtctagggtttgggtttagggtctacggtttgggtttagggtttatggtttggttttagagtataggatttgggtttagggtctatggtttaagtttagggtataattttgggtttaaagtttagatttcttggtttatgatttatggtttgggtttagggtttaagatttagatttagggtatagagtttgagtttagggtatagagtttgggtttataatttaaaatttagggtttagaatttggatttagggtatatagtttgaatTTAGGGATTAAATATTGacattaacattattaaatatgatattatttatttttttaattattttataattagtctAGTTGACACTTTGATTGGTTAATAAGGAGGTGGTGAATttgaaggttcaccatagggggtgaacccaagtcttgtcctttAGTAACGAACAATActtacttaggttcacccctggggtgaacttatgaattcacctctttccttatttcaatcatattaccataaatattaatgtcacataaataaataaattataaattacaaataaaataaactttaaatcataaactctaaattcgaaccctaaaaccaaatcttatatcttaaattttaaatcctaaaccctaaacccaaacctataccctaaacccaaactatataccctaaatcctaaatctaaatttaaatcatagacgttaaactcaaaccataaactctaaacccaaactccaaactctaaaccctaaacccaaactctaaaccctaaatcctaaaccttcaacccaaactgtaaaccataaatccgaactctataccctaaaatgtatttgaaaatacatttgatgatcattaacccaaaggtatttgaaaattttgggtttatagtttacagtttgggtttaaggtttaggatttagggtttagagtttgggtttagggtttgggtttagggtttagagtttggatttagggtttatggtttgagtttaggatctagaatttaaatttagatttaagatttatggtatatagtttgggtttagggtataggtttgagtttagggtttagagtttggtttaaaatttaagatctaaaatttgggtttagggttcgaatttagaatttatgatttaaagtttattcttttgtaatttataatttatttatttatgtgacattaatatttatggcaatatgattgaaataaggaaagaggtgaattcataaATTCACCTCAGAGGTGAATCTAAGTATTGTTCCTTagtaacaaacaaataaaactctcgaagaattACTAACGTTTTTGGTATACTTAATCCCTTCCATTCCATTAACCGAAATCATTCAAAACCTATATTGGAATACTCTTGAAGACTTACCAAACAAAGAGAAAGCCCCGTGAATATTCTTTTTCCTTTAGAACATAAAAAATAGATTAGTGATGCTTTGTAAACACTAAACTCAAGTGATTAGCCAATAGCCACCAAACAAACACATGGATTAatgattttttctttgtaaacacTAGTGAGTTGCCACCAAACTGTGTAATAATACTAGTTGAACCATCACAACCACTTTAAATCCCAGCTTTGTTGATATCTATTTGGTGGCGATTATGAACATAAGTTTTGATTCCAAACCATAAGTAAAGAATAAAGTATACATGAAGAATAATTCTAGTGTGGTGGTGGTAGTTCAAACCCCATAACGCCAAATTTGATTCTACAGTGAAAATGATATAGAAACAAAAGTTgatttcttccttttttttagaTTTGACTTTTTTTTCCTAATAGTAGGCCAAAGAGATATAGATGAAGTGGGCACTCTCTAGCTCTTAAAATTGTACAGTAATACCTAAATCAAGAACTGATATGATTCAGTTACCTAAAAACAAGTgaataactttataaaatacTTCAGGATTCTTCCTCTATTCACTAATGACAATTCAATGCTCTTTGATTTAGGCCAACACGAAGTGAGGTCTAGTAGTGAAAGACTTGGCGTTAGAACATGTAAAAGTAGCCTCTTTTGCATTTTAATATCAccataataacaaaaacaaataaaattgttttttagagtttgatcaaacaaaaaaagaaagaataatattttcttttagaaaaaaaaattgacaactCGTATCACGCAAAGCTGTTACCTTTCGTTTTCACCATTCATTGAACACCACAGAGGTTTCATCATCTTCGTTTGGTGCAGGAAGATTAAGATCTATCATCCTCTGTTTCACTTctacttcttcctcttctttaaCGCTTGGAACACTTTGATTTACAGAAAATTCTCTTCTTGATCCGATGTTGTTGCTTCCGTGAGACCTCTTGTGACCTCCAAGTGCTTGTCCTGAAGTGAAAACCCTAAAACAGATCGGACATTGGTGAACTTTCTTCTCCGTGACTCCATTACTGTACTCTGTTTTCTCATGCTCTGTTTTGGTCGACGTCATTGTTGTGAAAGTCTTGTTCTTTTTGTGGCTTGCTCTGTGTCCTCCTAAGGCTTGATACGATTTGAACACTTTACCACAAGTCTCGCACTTGAATCTCCCTCTTCCTCCACTGTTCTTGCTCGATTTGTAGTCTTCacattcatcatcatcttcttcttctactacaATCGTCTTGTTCTTCTGTTGCTTCCACTTGTCTCTGGAGAGCATAATGAGACAAAAGGCGAGATCTTCCTCGGTCGTTGTGTCGGAAGCTGAGCTGTGATGTTCAGGCTCTGTCACCACCTCACCGGGTTGACTCGTTCTCACCTTCTTGAACTCGAAATCGAACGATCCGAGCTTCCTAGTTCGCTTAGAACGTTTCCGAGTTGGGTTCATTCTTGAGGACTCGGTTTCGCTTTCAAACTCACCGCAATtcacatcatcttcttcctcatcagaGGAAGCAGAAGCATCGGACTCTGTCTCTTCACTGAGTTGACTCGGCCGTGCGGTTAATTCATAAAGCTCACGTTTTGAAGGAAGAGTAAGGATGTGAGATCTCATGTGACCACCTAAAGCTCTTCCGTTGATGAAGCTCTTGAAGCAAAGCCTACACTTGTATCTCTCCATCTTCAATACAAAAAAGCTTTTTGGAGTTATCTCtcacaaaagaaagagagaagaagaagtggagaAGCTACAAAAGGAGAGTAGGTAACAAAAGCATTCTTCTTCTACAGCCAACGAACttaagaagaagacgaagagaaGAATTAAAAAGGAGCAATCAAacaataaaattcattaattaatacaatcaagaaaaacgggaaaaaaaagaaagagagtgaaagttgttattttgaataatcTAATTAAAGCGTTTGCTATGGAAGGGTGAAGAACGGACAATGTAACATGCGAGCTTTGCCCGTTTCtgcaacaaaaaagaaaaaactaatcaTTTCCCATAATACCCTTCTCATTAATCGGATTAAAAATAGCAAAAGTTCTATTTTAACACATTCAGACTCTAAATTCTCTATGTTCAGcgttaataattaattaacttaCCCAACTATTGAGGGCACTTTCGGTATTTTAGGAGGTGGTGTCTTTTTTTCCTTCTTGTTGTAACGAGCCAGGACCAGAACAAAGCGTTGTCCAAAAACGAGGGGAAGAATGTTTAACACTTTATGCCTGTCAGTTCTTCAGTTTGTGACCGCCACGTACTAATTTCAACGACGGTTACACGAGCTATCCTAACCCACCAGTAATTTTATCTCTctaatgtaacaaaaaaatagaaagataaaaataattaaattttcagTTTAGCCAACTGTCAAGTGACCATATCTCTTAGCAACTTATAAGCAAGCATGATTCTAATACCCACTCAAACTTAGTATAATCTTAGTTTAATTCCACTAATCACTCGACTTAAGACGATTAGGAATgccaatttttttgaaaagattgGGTTTCTCCTTAGATTTTGGATCTTTAAAGCTAGAAAACAATGAGAAAAGGTCAAGTGTCCATAACTTTCGTTTCATCAATAACACTGCCACACGTTCTTGTTCAACAAATCAAATACTACCAACTAAAGTCCATTGAATATAAACTTAGACCaaagattaacaaaaaaaaagagagtagacAATATAAGATGTGagctaattgttttttttctttgtcaaagtgTATTATCTCTTAAGCTACGAACACATTTAACTTTGGACCCACTATAAGTTTATGCCTTTCGGGTTTAATACAAACCTAACCATCttactttattttcttgtaaCACTGTACGAACCGTGATCAGACAACACACACAACCATCatgtgatctttttttttttgattcactgAACTTATCATTCGAAGACTAATTTCCCTCTATAAGGGTAATAAAAAAGTTGGAGTCGTACTTGTAAAGTGCATGATAGATCAGTAGATCACAAATCTCGAAACAAGTTAAAGCTAAACGTTGCATAATTTTAGGttacaaaaacaataaatgTACTCAAAGAACTTAGGAAGGTAATTTAACACACAAggacttttatttttaactgaAAGTTAGAGATCTTTTGAATCAAAGGCGTGGAAGCAATTCACATACGCAAAGTGTTAAAGTTGCGATTCTTCTTCAATGGCAGGACTTAGTGGTGGTGCCAAACCACTTACGCTACTCtctcaaagaaacaaaaaaaaaactcaccactcctattaattttcagttgacTTGTCACGTTAGAACTtgatattaatatttcattattaATAAAGTATAGTAAGCATATATATACGTGTTACTTGTTTCCAGCATGTAACATTGGGTTCATAGATAGTAATCAGTTTTACACATATTAATCAAACTGTTTGATGAGCGAATAGAAGTAGCAACACTCTTCATGAAGTCAACTGATGAAAGGTGTAAAATATAcggaaaacataaatatatatcacTTGGGCTCATactgataaaaaataataataaaatgtttttattcaaTAATAGTTCCATAGTTGACCGAGTGAAATAGGAGTTAATTCAGAGAGCTTGATATTGAGATTACCAaaaatcaattttggttttatcACTTTATGCTTCTAGCATTCTTCCATTTCATGCTCGTAATTTCGTGTATGCTGTTGCTCTTCTCTCGCCGCATTCTTTCACTCTTAAACATAAGCATATATGCCCATTAACATAACTAAACCTATAAGAGAACTTGCAGAAGAAAAGCCCATTAAGATAATTAGGCCCATGAGAGCTGAAGAAGAAAATGACTTAAacctaaaaccctaaatcttcttCCTCTGCAAACTG
This genomic stretch from Raphanus sativus cultivar WK10039 chromosome 3, ASM80110v3, whole genome shotgun sequence harbors:
- the LOC108846092 gene encoding zinc finger protein ZAT4-like, translated to MERYKCRLCFKSFINGRALGGHMRSHILTLPSKRELYELTARPSQLSEETESDASASSDEEEDDVNCGEFESETESSRMNPTRKRSKRTRKLGSFDFEFKKVRTSQPGEVVTEPEHHSSASDTTTEEDLAFCLIMLSRDKWKQQKNKTIVVEEEDDDECEDYKSSKNSGGRGRFKCETCGKVFKSYQALGGHRASHKKNKTFTTMTSTKTEHEKTEYSNGVTEKKVHQCPICFRVFTSGQALGGHKRSHGSNNIGSRREFSVNQSVPSVKEEEEVEVKQRMIDLNLPAPNEDDETSVVFNEW